The DNA region GGAAATGGGGCGAACCAGCATGTCCTACCGCATCGACCGGGCCGAATACGCGGCCCTCTACGGTCCCACCACCGGCGACCGCGTCCGGCTGGCCGACACCGACCTGATCGTCGAGGTCGAGCGTGACCACACCGTCTATGGCGAGGAGGTGAAGTTCGGCGGCGGCAAGGTGATCCGCGACGGCATGGGCCAGTCCCAGCGCTCGCGCCACCAGGGGGCGGTCGACACCGTCATCACCAACGCGCTGATCATCGACCATTGGGGCATCGTCAAGGCCGACATCGGCATCACCGGCGGGCGCATCGCCGCCATCGGCAAGGCCGGCAACCCCGACGTCCAGCCTGGCGTCACCATCATCGTCGGTCCTGGCACCGAGGTGATCGCCGGCGAGGGCAAGATCGTCACCGCCGGCGGCATCGACGCCCACATCCATTTCATCTGCCCGCAGCAGGTCGACGAGGCGCTGAACAGCGGCGTCACCACCATGCTGGGCGGCGGCACCGGGCCGGCGGCCGGCACCGCGGCCACCACCTGCACGCCGGGGCCGTGGCACATGGAGCGGATGCTCCAGGCCGCCGAGGGGCTGCCGATCAACCTGGGCTTCTTCGGCAAGGGCAACAGCAGCCGTCCCGACGCGTTGATCGAGCAGGTCGCCGCCGGCGCCTGTGGCCTGAAGCTGCACGAGGATTGGGGCACCACGCCCGACGCCATCGACACCTGCCTGTCGGTCGCCGACCAGTTGGACGTCCAGGTGGCGATCCACACCGACACGCTGAACGAATCCGGCTTCGTCGAGGACACCATCGCGGCGTTCAAGGGCCGCACCATCCACACCTTCCACACCGAGGGGGCCGGCGGCGGCCATGCGCCGGACATCATCCGGGTGGCGGGGCTGGCCAACGTGCTGCCCAGCTCGACCAACCCGACCCGGCCCTTCACCATCAACACGGTGGACGAGCATCTCGACATGCTGATGGTGTGCCATCACCTCAGCGCCCGCATCCCGGAAGACGTCGCCTTCGCCGAAAGCCGCATCCGGCGCGAGACCATCGCGGCCGAGGACATCCTGCACGATCTGGGCGTGTTCTCGATGATCTCCTCGGACAGCCAGGCGATGGGCCGGCTGGGCGAGGTCGTCATCCGCACCTGGCAGACCGCGCACAAGATGAAGCTCCAGCGCGGCCGGCTGCCGCAGGAGACCGGCGACAACGACAATTTCCGGGTCAAGCGCTACATCGCCAAATACACCATCAACCCGGCGCTGTCGCACGGCATCGGCCATGTGGTGGGATCGGTCGAGGTCGGCAAGCTGGCCGATCTGGTGCTGTGGTCGCCGGCCTTCTTCGGGGTGAAGCCGGACATGGTGCTGAAATGCGGCACTATCGCCGCGGCGCTGATGGGCGATCCCAACGCCTCGATCCCGACGCCGCAGCCGGTCCATTACCGTCACATGTTCGGCGCCTTCGGCCGGGCGATCCAGGCCAGCAGCGTCACCTTCGTCAGTGCCAAGGCGCTGGAGCTGGAGGTCGGCCGCCAGCTCGGCCTGCACCGCGAGATGATCGCCGTCAAGGGCACCCGCACCGTCGGCAAGAAGGACATGATCCACAACGACGCGATGCCGCACATCGAGGTCGATCCCGAAACCTACGAGGTGCGGGCCGACGGGCAGCTGCTGACCTGCGAACCGGCGGACATCCTGCCGATGGCGCAGCGTTATTTCCTGTTCTGAGGCGTTTTTTCTTCCCCTCCCCCGCCCGGCGGGGGAGGGTTAGGGTGGGGGCACGTGGCGTGGGCTGTCTTCGGCTGCGCCGAACCCCCTCATCCCAACCTTCTCCCCGGGGGGGAGAAGGGGTTATCCGCAGGGTTCAATCAGTTGATCGGTGTATTCGATTCAGGACATGGCGGGTTGACGGTGCTGCGCGCCCTGGTGGACGCGGCTCCCGGCCGGCCATTCGTCTATCTCGGCGACCATGCCGCCGCCCCCTACGGCCCGCGCAGCGAGGACGACATCTACCGGCTGACCGTCGCCGGGATGGACCGGCTGTTCGCCCAGGGCTGCCGGCTGATCGTCATCGCCTGCAACACCGCCGCCGCGGTGGCGCTGCGCCGTCTCCAGCAGGAGTGGCTGCCCTCCGCATATCCCGGCCGCAACGTGCTGGGCGTGCTGGTGCCGATGGTCGAGGCGATCACGCGGGTTCCCTGGATGATCGACACGGTCCCGGCCGATCACCTCGCCGAGCCGCGGACCGTCGGCATCTTCGCCACCGCGGCGACGGTCAATTCGGGATCCTTCCCGCGGGAGATCGGCAAGCGCGCCCCCGCCGTCCGCGTCGTGCAGCAGGCCTGCCCCGACCTCGTGCCGCTGATCGAGCGCGGCGCGCCGGATGCGGAGATCGAACCGGCGGTCGTCCGCTATGTCCGCATCCTGCTGGACAAGCTGGGCGGCCAGCCGCTGGACGCGGTGGTGCTGGGCTGCACCCATTACCCGCTGGTCGCGCACCTGTTCGCACGCGCGCTGCCGCCGGGGGTCGAGGTGCTGTGCCAGCCGACCCTGACCGCCCGCTCGCTTGAGCAGTATTTCGAGCGCCACCCCGAATACCGCCCCGATGCAACCGAGCGGGGCCTGCGCTTCTTCACCACCGGGGACGCGCCGCTGGTCAGCGAATTGGCCGGCCGCTTCTTCGGCCACCCGACCCCCTTCGAACGGCTGTAGCTGATGACCGATCCCACCCGCCGCGCCACCCGGGTCCATGCCCGCGGCCATTGGCCGGCCGAACGCGCCGCCGGCACCGTGACGCTGGCCTTCGACGACCGCTTCCGCCGCCGCATGGCGATGACCGACGATGCCGGCGGCGCCTTCCTGCTCGACCTGCCGCGGGCGGTGGCGCTCGACGACGGCGACGGGCTGGAACTGGGCGACGGCAGCTTCCTGCGTGTCGTCGCCGCGCCCGAGGCGCTGATGGAGGTCCGGGTTCCCGGCCCGGTGGAGGCCTTCGCGCGGGTCGCCTGGCATCTCGGCAACCGTCACCTGCCGGTGCAGATCGTCGGCGACACCATCCGCCTGCGCCGCGACCATGTGATCGAGGACATGCTGCGCGGGCTGGGGGCCGAGGTGCGCGACGTGGAGGCGCCCTTCATGCCGGAGGGCGGCGCCTATGGCGGGCATTCGCATGGCGGTGGGCATGGCCATGCGCACTGACGATCCCCCTCTTCCCAAGCGGGAGAGGGGAATGGAGGGCGTCTCCACCCACGCCCTGACGCGCCTGCTGGCGTGGCTGTCGCCCAGCTTCCCGGTCGGCGGCTTCTCCTACAGCCATGGCATCGAGGCGGCGGTGGAACAGGGGCTGGTGCGGGACCGCGCCACCCTGATCGTCTGGCTCGACGGCATCCTGCGCCATGGCGCCGGGCGGACCGACGGCATGCTGTTCGCCGCGGCGCATCGCGCGGTGCGCGCCGGGGACGAGGCGGCCTTCGCCTGGGCGGTGGAGCGGGCCGACATCCTGCGCGCCTCTTCCGAGACGGCGCTCGAATCGCGCGCCCAGGGGCAGGCCTTCCTGCTGGCCATCCGCGCGGCCTGGCCGCTCGACGGGCTGTCGCGCTGGGATGCGGTCATCGCTGCCACCGGCCGGCCTCCGGCCTATGCGGTGGCGGTGGCGCTGGTTTCGGCCCTGATCGGGGTCGGTGAAGGCCCGGCGCTGACCGCCTACCTGCACGCCTTCGCCGCCAACCTGGTTTCCGCCGGGGTGCGGCTGGTGCCGCTCGGCCAGACCGACGGCCAGCGGGCGCTGGCGGCGCTCGACCCCATCACCCACCGGGCGGCGGAAACGGCGCTGGCCGCGCCGCTGGACGATCTCGGCGGCCGGGCGATGGCCGTCGACTGGACCTCGATGATCCACGAAACCCAATATACGAGGCTGTTCCGCTCATGAGCGCTCTCCCCGCTATCGAAAAGAGCCACACCGGCCCGCTCCGCGTCGGCATCGGCGGCCCCGTCGGGTCCGGCAAGACCGCGCTGACCGACGCGCTGTGCAAGCGCATGCGCGAGGATTGGGAGGTCGCGGCGATCACCAACGACATCTACACCAAGGAGGATGCGGAGTTCCTCACCCGCTCCGGCGCGCTGAAGCCGGAGCGGATCATGGGCGTGGAGACCGGCGGCTGCCCGCACACCGCGATCCGCGAGGACGCCTCGATCAACCTCGCCGCCGTCGACCAGATGAACGCGAAGTTCCCCGACCTCGACCTGATCTTCATCGAATCGGGCGGCGACAACCTCGCGGCCACCTTCTCGCCGGAGCTGGCGGACCTCACGATCTACGTCATCGACGTGTCGGCCGGCGACAAGATCCCGCGCAAGGGCGGGCCGGGCATCACCCGGTCGGACCTGCTGGTCATCAACAAGACCGACCTCGCCCCGATGGTCGGGGCCAGCCTGGAGGTGATGGACCGCGACGCCCGCAAGATGCGCGGCGACCGGCCCTTCGTCTTCGCCAACGTCAAGGCGGGCGAGGGGGTGGACGCCATCCAGTCCTTCATCGTCCAGCGCGGTGGCCTGCCGCTGCCCGGCTGAGGGATTCACAACTCCGCGAGGACCGGTCGCGGGAACCTCCGGCTTGGCTGTGCTGTTCATGCAGCATCAGACGATCGAAGCCGGAGGATGCCCCGATGATGCGCCCCACCCTTGGCACGGCCCTGCTGCTGGCCGCGCTGGGCTCCCTGACCGCCGCAGCGCCCGCGATGGCGGCCGACGATTGCGCGGCCGGGTTGGACCGGCTGGGTCAGCAGGCGGCGGCTCTCGAGGCTGCCGGCCCCGGCACTCCCGCGCCGGTCACCGCCCAGGAAACCGCCCAGCTCCGCGCCCTGCAGCAGGCCGCCCAGGCCGCCGCGCAGAAGGGCAACGCCCCCGCCTGCGAAGCCATCCTGGGCGAGGCCGCAGCCTTGCAGGAGTCGATCGTTCACCCGCGCGCCATCGCGGCCGACGATCTCGAGGACGCCAAGCTGCGCAGCCCGGATGGCAATGATCTGGGCAGCATTTCCGAACTGATCATCGACCCCGGCACCGGCCGCGTCGCCTATGCGGTGGTCGAGCTGGGCGGCTTCCTCGGTATCGGCGATGCCGATTTCCCGGTGCCCTGGGCGCTGTTCGCGCCGGCGGGGGACGGCTATGTCCTGAATGTGCCGAAGGACACGCTGACCAACGCCCCGCGCTTCGACGACAAGAACCGCCCGAACATGAACGACCGCCAGTGGGCGATGGCGGTTCACACCTATTACGGCGTCGCCCCCTATTGGATGCGCGATTCGGCGACGCTGACCGCCATCGCCGGTGCTGCGGACGGCGGCAACGGCTCCGCGGCTGGAGCATTGCGCCAGGAGGTGCAGCGCCTGTCACAGGAGGTGACGCGGCTGAACCGGGAACTGCAGCAGGCGCGCGGTGCCGCCGGCTCCAGCGGTGCGCCGGCCGATGCCGCGACCGGGCAGGGCGGGGCATCGCAGAGCCCGTCCCAGGGTGCACAGCAGACGCCCGCCGGGAACGACAGCCCCCAGCCGCCGGTTTCCCAACAGTGACGCGATAACGATCCGGCCATGGACGAATCCGCGGCAGGATCCGCATTCAGGAGGACCGACATGGAACTCTCTTCAATAACCGACTCCATCGGCGAAACGGCCCGGCGCAACCTGCGCAGCCTCGACGACCGCATGCATCTCACCGGCGGCCACACCGTCAATGTCGGCCACAATGAAAGGCTGGCGTCGCTGGCCGGGGGCGTGCTGCTGGCGGTCCTGGGACTGCGCCGGCCCAACTGGACCGGGGCCGCGATGGCGCTGACCGGCGGCGCGCTGGTGGCACGCGGACTGACCGGCTACTGCCCGGCCAAATCGATGCTGTCCGACTGGATGCACGATGGCCGGGCGGACATTCCGGCACAGGACGTCGAGCATGGCATCGACCGCTATTCCCGCCATCCCGGCGACATCTATGAACAGGATTGCGAGAAGGAGATTGTCGACGAGGCATCGCAGGAATCCTTCCCGGCCAGCGATCCGCCCTCCTTCTCACCCGGCGTGTCCCGGTAAGGACGCGGTACAGGCAGATGGCATGATACCATAACAGAAATGTCATCAAGAAACGGCCCTCACGTTCAACGACGGCGGGCCGTTTTGATATGGATCATTGAAAGCGAGAGCAACCGGGATCTCAGCTTTTACTGAACATGCCCAAGGCAATGCTGCGCGATGATTGAGGCGCATGCGCGGATTGCGCCCATTACACGTTGCGGGCCCGCCGCGCCTGGTCTATGGTGCACTGCACAAGGAACGCCGTGTGCCCCCACCCGGCGATAGGCCGCCACCGGCGGCCGCTCCTCCCGTCACATCGACCGCAGGACAGTCCGCCATGACCACGATCATTCCCGCCGCCGCCACGCTCGAAGGCAAGAAGGGGCTCGTCCTCGGCATCGCCAACGACCAGTCGATCGCCTGGGGCTGCGCCCGTGCCTTCCGCGCGCTGGGCGCCGACCTTGCGGTCAGCTATCTGAACGAGAAGGCCAAGCGGTTCGTCGAGCCGCTGGCCCAGCAGCTGGAAGCCGAGATCTTCGAACCGGTGGACGTCACCGGCGAGGGCGAGTTGAAGGCGATCTTCGACAAGATCGGCGAGAAGTGGGGCAAGCTCGACTTCGCGCTCCACAGCATCGCCTTCGCTCCCAAGGACGATTTGCACGGCCGCGTCGTCGACTGCTCGCGCGAAGGCTTCCAGCAGGCGATGGACATTTCCTGCCATTCCTTCATCCGCATGGCGCGCTATGCCGAGCCGCTGATGAAGGACGGCGGGTCGCTGTTCACCATGTCCTATTTCGGCGCCAACCGGGTCATCGACAATTACGGCGTCATGGGTCCGGTCAAGGCCGCGCTGGAGGCCAGCGTGCGCTACCTGGCGTCCGAGCTCGGCCCCAAGGGCATCCGCGTCCACGCCATCTCCCCCGGCCCGATCAAGACCCGCGCCGCCTCCGGCATCGCGCATTTCGACGAACTGATGGACAAGGCCGCCGAGCGTGCGCCCGAAGGCCGTCTGGTGACGATCGAAGAGGTCGGCTACACCACCGCCTTCCTCGCCACCGACGGCGCCAAGGGGATCACCGGCAACACCACCTACGTCGACTGCGGCTATTCGATCATCGGCTGAGGCCGGCGATTGTCCGAACGGAAAGGGGCGGGTGCGGCGACGCATCCGCCCCTTTCCGTTCCGGCCCGCTGCCTCACCCGTCCCCTCCATGGCGGGTGCGTCAAATTGCCGTGTGACTTCCCGGCTGTTTGGGCGAGCCTGCCACACCCGCCATAATCGGCACCAATGAAGAGCCGGTAAGGGGGGAGGCCGCAGGGCAATGGGCGCCATCACATGGCGGCGGCAGTTGAGCGTCGGCCAGCCGGCCATCGACGAGGATCACAAGCACCTGATCGAGTATCTGAACGAACTCGACGCGGCGCTGTGCGCTCAGCGGTTCCAGCCGGTCCGCGTCGCCAAGATCCTGCTCAAGCTGCTCGAATACACCAAGGAGCATTTCGCCCGCGAAGAACGGATCATGCAGATCGTGCATTATCCGAAATTCGAGGAGCATGTCGCCATGCACCGTGCGGCGGTCCAGAAGGTCAGCGAGCTGTCCAACCGCTTCTCCATCGAACCGACGCACGAGAATGCCGAGAAGCTCTACAAATTCACCGCCGACTGGCTGGTCCGCCACATCATCCTGATGGACACCCAGCTGACGCCCTATGTCCGCGGTGTCTGGGCGTGAGGGGGCACAGGCAAGCGGCTCAGCCCCCGGTTCAGTTCACGAACTCCGTCGCGCGGTAGCCCTGGGCATAGAGCAGCGCGGTCAGGTCGCCATGGTCGACACGGGCGCGGGCCTCGGCGGCCACCACCGCCTTGGCGTGGAAGGCGACGCCGAGGCCGGCGGCCAGCAGCATCGGCAGGTCGTTGGCGCCGTCGCCGACGGCCATGGTTTCCGCCACCGGCACGCGATGCTCGCCGGCATAGGCCATCAGGGCCTGGAGCTTGCTGTCCTTGTCGAGGATCGGCTCGATCACCTTGCCGGTCATCACGCCGTCGACCACCTCCAGCTCGTTGCCGCGGTCGTCGTCGAAACCGATCCAGCTGCGCACCCGGCCGGTGAAGCAGCGGAAGCCGCCCGAGACCAGCACGCAGACGGCGCCGTTGGCACGCATGGTGCCGACCAGCTGGGCCGCGCCCGGCATCAGGGTGGCACGCTGCCACACCTCGTCGATCACCGTCTCCTTCAGCCCCTTCAGCAGGGCGACGCGCTCGCGCACCGCGTCCTTGAAGTCGATCTCGCCGTTCATGGCGCGGGCGGTGATGGCGGCGATGTGGTCCTTCAACCCGACATAGTCGCCGAGCTCGTCCAGCATCTCCTGCTCGATGATCGTCGATTCCATGTCGGCGACCAGCAGCCGCTTGCGCCGCGTCGCCGCCGGCTGGGCGACGATGTCCAGCACCGCGCCGGTCCCGGCCGATGCCAGGGCATGGCGGATCGCCGCCTCGGCCTGTTCCGGCGCCAGATTGCCGAAGGGCAGGTCGCAGGCGGTGCCGGGTGCCAGCCAATCCGGTGCCCCGGCATCCGCGCCGAGCGCCACCAGCGCCGCCTTGGCGGTCTGGACGGCGGACTCGTCGAAGGTGGCGGTGCGGGGGGCGATCAGCGTGGCGACGGCGTTCATCGGCGGGTATCCCGAGGAAAAGAGGGCCTTTGCGCGCTGCCTACCACAGGCGGGGAGCCGGGTCCAACGAAGCTTGGCCCGAAGCTTGGGCCGCAGCTTCGGCGCAGGCCTGCGGATGGGTGTTGCAAAGGGAACGCCGCGGCCCCATGGAAGGGCGATGGAAGACCTGGACACGCCCTCCACCAACGTAATCGTCATCGGCGGCCCGACCGCGTCGGGCAAGTCGGGGCTGGCGCTTGCCATCGCCGAGGCGTTCGGCGGCACCGTCATCAATGCCGACAGCATGCAGCTCTATGGCGATCTCGACCTGCTGACGGCCCGTCCGCCGGCAGCGGATCTGGCCCGCGCCCCGCACCGGCTCTACGGCGTGCTGCCGGCGGCGGAGCGCGGGTCGGCGGCGCGCTGGCGCGACATGGCGCTGGCCGAGATCGCGGAGGCCAAGGCCGCCGGCCGGCTGCCGGTGGTGGTCGGCGGCACCGGCCTCTACCTGCGCGCGCTGATGCAGGGGCTGAGCGAGGTGCCGGCCATCCCGGACGACATCCGCGCCGCCGCCCATGCCCGTCTGGCCGCCGTCGGCGGCGAGCTATTCCGTGCCGAACTGGTCGTCCGCGATCCGGCCTCGGCCAAGCTGAACCCCGGCGACACCACCCGCCTCACCCGCGCGTGGGAGGTTCTGGAGGCCACCGGCCGGCCGCTGTCGCATTGGCAGAGCCTCACCCCGCAGGGGGCGCCGGAGGATCTGCGCTTCATCGTCCATGTGCTCGATCCGCCGCGCGCCGACCTCTATGCCCAGTGCGACCGGCGCTTCGAGCTGATGATGGAGCAGGGCGCGCTGGAGGAGGTGCGGCGGCTGGACATGCTGGCACGCGAGCAGGAGCTCGCGCCCGACCTGCCGGTGCTGAAGGCGCTGGGCGTTCCTGAGCTGCGCCGCTTCCTGCACGGTGACATCGCGCTCCAGGACGCGGTCGCCCTGGCCCAGCAATCGACCCGGCGCTATGCCAAACGGCAGGTCACCTGGTTCCGGCATCAGATGGTTGGCAAAGCACCCGATATGCTGGTAAGTCATACAGGACAGCATAGCTGCCATACCATCGATTCACCCTGTTCAGAGGCGGTACGAAATGCAATGCTCGACCGCCTGAGAACGATACTAAATTACTGATCCGAAGGAGAAGCGACGTGTCGGTTGATTGGGGTCAAGTGTTCGCGGGCCGCGTGGGCGGCATGACGGCGTCCGAAATCCGGGAACTGCTGAAGCTGATCGATCGCCCGGAGATCATCTCCTTCGCCGGCGGCATTCCCGACCCGGACCTGTTCCCCAGCGCGGCCATTGCGCGGGCCTACGAGAAGATCTTCCAGTCCAATGCCGGCGCCGGTTCGGCCCTGCAATATTCCATCACCGAGGGCTATACGCCGCTGCGGGAGTGGATCTGCGACTATATGGGTGGCAAGGGCGTCACTGTCGGGCTGGACGGCGTCCTCGTCACCAACGGTTCGCAGCAGGTGCTGGAATTCGTCGGCAAGCTGCTGATCGGCCCCGGCGACAAGGTGGTGGTGACGCGGCCCACCTATCTCGGCGCGCTCCAGGCCTTTTCGCCCTACGAGCCGGTCTATCTCTCCATTCCGATGGACGAGGAAGGGCCGGAGATGGAGGCGCTGACCGCCGCCCTGGCGCAGAAGCCGAAGTTCTTCTATCTCGTCCCCGATTTCCAGAACCCCAACGGCACCACGGTGACGCTGGCCCGCCGCGAAGCGATCCTGGATGCCTGCGAGGCTGCCGGCGTGCCGGTGGTGGAGGACACCGCCTATTGCGAACTGCGCTATGACGGCGAGCATCTGCCGCTGATGGCGGCGCTGGACTGCCAGCGCAACGGCGGCAAGCTGACCAACGTCATCTTCGGCGGCACCTTCTCCAAGACGATGGTCCCGGCGCTGCGCGTCGGCTGGGTCAATGCGGCACCCGAGGTGGTGAACCGGCTGGTGCTGATGAAGCAGGCCGCCGACCTGCATGCCAGCACGATCAACCAGATCGTCATGCACGACGTCGTCTCGCAGATCTTCGACAGCCACCTCAAGCTCCTGCGCACCCAGTACAAGGAGCGCCGCGACGCCATGCTGGCCGCGCTGGAGGAGTTCGCCCCGCCGGG from Azospirillum thiophilum includes:
- the ureC gene encoding urease subunit alpha produces the protein MSYRIDRAEYAALYGPTTGDRVRLADTDLIVEVERDHTVYGEEVKFGGGKVIRDGMGQSQRSRHQGAVDTVITNALIIDHWGIVKADIGITGGRIAAIGKAGNPDVQPGVTIIVGPGTEVIAGEGKIVTAGGIDAHIHFICPQQVDEALNSGVTTMLGGGTGPAAGTAATTCTPGPWHMERMLQAAEGLPINLGFFGKGNSSRPDALIEQVAAGACGLKLHEDWGTTPDAIDTCLSVADQLDVQVAIHTDTLNESGFVEDTIAAFKGRTIHTFHTEGAGGGHAPDIIRVAGLANVLPSSTNPTRPFTINTVDEHLDMLMVCHHLSARIPEDVAFAESRIRRETIAAEDILHDLGVFSMISSDSQAMGRLGEVVIRTWQTAHKMKLQRGRLPQETGDNDNFRVKRYIAKYTINPALSHGIGHVVGSVEVGKLADLVLWSPAFFGVKPDMVLKCGTIAAALMGDPNASIPTPQPVHYRHMFGAFGRAIQASSVTFVSAKALELEVGRQLGLHREMIAVKGTRTVGKKDMIHNDAMPHIEVDPETYEVRADGQLLTCEPADILPMAQRYFLF
- the murI gene encoding glutamate racemase, whose translation is MIGVFDSGHGGLTVLRALVDAAPGRPFVYLGDHAAAPYGPRSEDDIYRLTVAGMDRLFAQGCRLIVIACNTAAAVALRRLQQEWLPSAYPGRNVLGVLVPMVEAITRVPWMIDTVPADHLAEPRTVGIFATAATVNSGSFPREIGKRAPAVRVVQQACPDLVPLIERGAPDAEIEPAVVRYVRILLDKLGGQPLDAVVLGCTHYPLVAHLFARALPPGVEVLCQPTLTARSLEQYFERHPEYRPDATERGLRFFTTGDAPLVSELAGRFFGHPTPFERL
- a CDS encoding urease accessory protein UreE: MTDPTRRATRVHARGHWPAERAAGTVTLAFDDRFRRRMAMTDDAGGAFLLDLPRAVALDDGDGLELGDGSFLRVVAAPEALMEVRVPGPVEAFARVAWHLGNRHLPVQIVGDTIRLRRDHVIEDMLRGLGAEVRDVEAPFMPEGGAYGGHSHGGGHGHAH
- a CDS encoding urease accessory protein UreF — encoded protein: MAMRTDDPPLPKRERGMEGVSTHALTRLLAWLSPSFPVGGFSYSHGIEAAVEQGLVRDRATLIVWLDGILRHGAGRTDGMLFAAAHRAVRAGDEAAFAWAVERADILRASSETALESRAQGQAFLLAIRAAWPLDGLSRWDAVIAATGRPPAYAVAVALVSALIGVGEGPALTAYLHAFAANLVSAGVRLVPLGQTDGQRALAALDPITHRAAETALAAPLDDLGGRAMAVDWTSMIHETQYTRLFRS
- the ureG gene encoding urease accessory protein UreG, whose amino-acid sequence is MSALPAIEKSHTGPLRVGIGGPVGSGKTALTDALCKRMREDWEVAAITNDIYTKEDAEFLTRSGALKPERIMGVETGGCPHTAIREDASINLAAVDQMNAKFPDLDLIFIESGGDNLAATFSPELADLTIYVIDVSAGDKIPRKGGPGITRSDLLVINKTDLAPMVGASLEVMDRDARKMRGDRPFVFANVKAGEGVDAIQSFIVQRGGLPLPG
- a CDS encoding PRC-barrel domain-containing protein codes for the protein MMRPTLGTALLLAALGSLTAAAPAMAADDCAAGLDRLGQQAAALEAAGPGTPAPVTAQETAQLRALQQAAQAAAQKGNAPACEAILGEAAALQESIVHPRAIAADDLEDAKLRSPDGNDLGSISELIIDPGTGRVAYAVVELGGFLGIGDADFPVPWALFAPAGDGYVLNVPKDTLTNAPRFDDKNRPNMNDRQWAMAVHTYYGVAPYWMRDSATLTAIAGAADGGNGSAAGALRQEVQRLSQEVTRLNRELQQARGAAGSSGAPADAATGQGGASQSPSQGAQQTPAGNDSPQPPVSQQ
- a CDS encoding YgaP family membrane protein, producing MELSSITDSIGETARRNLRSLDDRMHLTGGHTVNVGHNERLASLAGGVLLAVLGLRRPNWTGAAMALTGGALVARGLTGYCPAKSMLSDWMHDGRADIPAQDVEHGIDRYSRHPGDIYEQDCEKEIVDEASQESFPASDPPSFSPGVSR
- the fabI gene encoding enoyl-ACP reductase FabI, giving the protein MTTIIPAAATLEGKKGLVLGIANDQSIAWGCARAFRALGADLAVSYLNEKAKRFVEPLAQQLEAEIFEPVDVTGEGELKAIFDKIGEKWGKLDFALHSIAFAPKDDLHGRVVDCSREGFQQAMDISCHSFIRMARYAEPLMKDGGSLFTMSYFGANRVIDNYGVMGPVKAALEASVRYLASELGPKGIRVHAISPGPIKTRAASGIAHFDELMDKAAERAPEGRLVTIEEVGYTTAFLATDGAKGITGNTTYVDCGYSIIG
- a CDS encoding bacteriohemerythrin: MGAITWRRQLSVGQPAIDEDHKHLIEYLNELDAALCAQRFQPVRVAKILLKLLEYTKEHFAREERIMQIVHYPKFEEHVAMHRAAVQKVSELSNRFSIEPTHENAEKLYKFTADWLVRHIILMDTQLTPYVRGVWA
- the serB gene encoding phosphoserine phosphatase SerB, translating into MNAVATLIAPRTATFDESAVQTAKAALVALGADAGAPDWLAPGTACDLPFGNLAPEQAEAAIRHALASAGTGAVLDIVAQPAATRRKRLLVADMESTIIEQEMLDELGDYVGLKDHIAAITARAMNGEIDFKDAVRERVALLKGLKETVIDEVWQRATLMPGAAQLVGTMRANGAVCVLVSGGFRCFTGRVRSWIGFDDDRGNELEVVDGVMTGKVIEPILDKDSKLQALMAYAGEHRVPVAETMAVGDGANDLPMLLAAGLGVAFHAKAVVAAEARARVDHGDLTALLYAQGYRATEFVN
- the miaA gene encoding tRNA (adenosine(37)-N6)-dimethylallyltransferase MiaA gives rise to the protein MEDLDTPSTNVIVIGGPTASGKSGLALAIAEAFGGTVINADSMQLYGDLDLLTARPPAADLARAPHRLYGVLPAAERGSAARWRDMALAEIAEAKAAGRLPVVVGGTGLYLRALMQGLSEVPAIPDDIRAAAHARLAAVGGELFRAELVVRDPASAKLNPGDTTRLTRAWEVLEATGRPLSHWQSLTPQGAPEDLRFIVHVLDPPRADLYAQCDRRFELMMEQGALEEVRRLDMLAREQELAPDLPVLKALGVPELRRFLHGDIALQDAVALAQQSTRRYAKRQVTWFRHQMVGKAPDMLVSHTGQHSCHTIDSPCSEAVRNAMLDRLRTILNY
- a CDS encoding PLP-dependent aminotransferase family protein, with product MTASEIRELLKLIDRPEIISFAGGIPDPDLFPSAAIARAYEKIFQSNAGAGSALQYSITEGYTPLREWICDYMGGKGVTVGLDGVLVTNGSQQVLEFVGKLLIGPGDKVVVTRPTYLGALQAFSPYEPVYLSIPMDEEGPEMEALTAALAQKPKFFYLVPDFQNPNGTTVTLARREAILDACEAAGVPVVEDTAYCELRYDGEHLPLMAALDCQRNGGKLTNVIFGGTFSKTMVPALRVGWVNAAPEVVNRLVLMKQAADLHASTINQIVMHDVVSQIFDSHLKLLRTQYKERRDAMLAALEEFAPPGVTWTKPEGGLFVWVEAPEGVDGTELLARAIKEANVAFVPGSAFHADRSGKNTLRLAFSVTKPAQIREGIRRLCGLLKTAA